The Tolypothrix sp. NIES-4075 DNA window AACAAAAATGCCGCCGGGATTTGAATTGCTGGCACATACAGAAAATACGCCGTGTGCAGCCATTGCCGACCACACGAAAAAACTTTACGGTGTCCAGTTTCATCCAGAGGTGGTGCATTCCCAAGGTGGGTTAGCATTAATACGTAATTTTGTATACCACATATGTGAGTGTGAACCGACTTGGACAACCGCCGCTTTTGTGGAAGAAGCGATTCGGGAAATTCGCGCCAAAGTAGGTGATAAGCGAGTGCTGTTGGCGCTTTCTGGAGGGGTGGATTCTTCGACGCTGGCATTTTTGATGTATAAAGCGATCGGCGATCAGCTCACTTGCGTGTTTATTGACCAAGGCTTTATGCGGAAGTTAGAGCCTGAGCGATTGCTGAAATTATTTAAAGAGCAGTTTCACATTCCGGTAGAGTATGTAAATGCACGCGATCGCTTCCTCAACGCTCTTAATGGTGTCACCGATCCCGAAGAAAAACGCCGTCGCATCGGACACGAATTTATTCGCGAATTTGAAGAAACATCCAGACGCCTGGGTCATTTTGACTATCTAGCTCAAGGTACACTTTATCCAGATGTCATCGAATCCGCTGATACCAACGTCGATCCGCAAACAGGCGAACGAGTAGCGGTAAAAATTAAGAGCCATCACAACGTCGGTGGTTTACCGAAAGATTTGCGATTCAAACTCGTAGAACCGCTGCGGAAACTATTTAAAGATGAAGTCCGCAAAGTTGGGCGTTCTATTGGCTTACCAGAAGAAATTGTTCAACGCCATCCTTTTCCAGGTCCCGGTTTGGCGATTCGCATTATTGGTGAAGTCACCGCCGAAAGGTTAAATATTTTGCGCGACGCTGATTTGATTGTGCGGCAAGAAATTAACCAACGCGGCTTGTATCATGATTATTGGCAAACCTTTGCCGTATTGCTACCAATCAAGAGTGTCGGGGTAATGGGCGATCAGCGTACTTATGCTTACCCAATTGTCTTGCGGATTGTACAAAGTGAAGATGGTATGACCGCTGATTGGGCGCGTGTACCTTACGATGTGTTGGAAGCGATTTCTAACCGAATTGTAAATGAGGTCAAAGGTGTGAATCGGGTGGTTTATGACATCACATCCAAGCCACCTGGAACCATCGAGTGGGAATAAAAAAGCAGAAAAAGTAATAAAGTAGGGTGGGCATTACCCACCTTATTTGTTTAACTAAGAAACTGACATCGCCCCTTGTAACATGATGCTAGCGATCGCATCATAAGCATCACACCAAGACTGTTTTACCTCACTCGTCCAGTTTGCTCCGAGATAAAATTCAAAAGTCTTCAATAGCGATGCACCCACCATTGGGTAATATTCTTCGATAGTGCCATATTTAAAATGCCTCGCCCCCATTTCCTTCAATGCATTGTTTAGCACATCTGGGTTACGGAGGTTTTCAATTACCAATACTAAAGCTTTTATCAGATGCTTCCGCTGCTGGCTCATGTCAGTATGTGCAAACAACGGCTGAACTTGGGGGTAATCAGCAAACAGATTTTGGTAAAAGCTGGCTACAAACTCTGCGGCTAATGGTTTGACTTGAGCAAAACTGTTTTCTAAAGCTTCCACATTTAAAGTCATTGTACTGGTACTGTTTTTAACGGGTTACTAGTGAGAATTATCTTTCTCCAAAAAGCGATACTCTGATTGTCTTTATCTTTCTTAACGTAAGTTTGACTTAGTACAGAATTTCGCTTTTTTCGTAGCAAATCCTCTTAAAAACTCTGCGTCACTTTGCGTTGACCTCCGCGTTCCTCTGCGTTAAAAAACGCTACGAACTTATGCAAAACTATGCTTAGTTTCGACATATTTGGTTAGAGCCTCAATTTGCGCTCAAAAGCTAATTCGCTCAGATTTGTAAGAGGGTGGTTCGACGTGAATTAAAATCCGCACTGGGCTAAAGCGTTCTTCTAAACGCTTTTCTACTTCCTCGGTGATGTGGTGTGCGGTTTCAACGTCTGGGGAATCAACGATTAAATGCATTTCGATGAAAACTTGGCGACCGAGAACACCGCGAGAGGCGATTTCGTGACAATTAAGGACACCAGGGACAGAAACAGCGATATCATAAATTGCTTCGGGGGCGATCGCCATTTCATCCACCAGCCAAGGTAAATTCTCTTTTAAAACTGACCAGCCACTCCAAAATACCAACAAAGCGACGGGAAAGGCTAAAACCAAATCTAGCCATTGATAACCCAACCAAACGCCAATTAAACCACCTATTACACCAATTGTTACCCAAATATCGCTCATGGTATGTGTCGCGTCAGCTATGAGAATTGAGCTACCTACCCGTTTACCCACACGGCGTTCATAAAAGGCTACGAAAATATTCACGCCCAGTACAAGCAGTAATAACCACAACTCTGGTGGTGATATTTTTACTAAACTCCTACCTTTAAAAATTCCTTCGATTGCCCCTTGGAGAATTTCAAAGCAGGCTATTCCGAGAAAAGCGGAAATTCCCAAAGCACCCACAGCTTCAAATTTTAGATGTCCGTAGGGATGCTCGCGATCGGGTTTTGGGGAAGAAAACCTACTAGCAATCAATCCTAAAATGTTGTTAGCGCTATCGGTAACGCTATGTAAAGCATCAGCTAGCAAACTGAGAGAACCTGTCAACGTTCCGACTACCGCTTTTAATATCATTACAAACAAGTTTAGTAGTAGGGTGATAATTAACACCCTTCGCACCGTGGCACGATTATCGTATGTCATAGAGTTTTTTTATGGTTATGTTCTATGACCTCTAATGTAAAACTTAAAACACCATTTTAATGTATCAAACTCTTACGCAGTAAGGATTTTATCTCTCTATAACCTCAAATTATTACGCCAGATTATTGACATAAATTTTAACTAAAATTAGCTACAAGCCTGATAAACGTTGCTATTTACTTGACTCAGGCAAGTGTTTCTTTTTGTCATTAACAGCAGGAACATTTAATGAAAAATCATTCTTTAGTGGTATTGTTGACATTTAGTAAGTTCACACCATAAGCGTCAAAATTAATTTGGTATACAGGGTTTTCTCTAAACTATAGGAAGCAAGTGCAAAACGATTGAGAAAAAAGCGATCGCGCTTGTGACCATCGCGCTTGAAAATATTATTTGTAGCAAGATGTTTAAAATAAAAAGCTCATGTCCCCAAATAACCTCACACTCAACCTAGTTGAAGGTTCTGTCTGTTTTAGTTTTTCACCGCAAGCAGCACGAGAATTAAAAGCAGCGATAGATCAGTTGATGCAAAGCCTCAAAGCTGTTTCTACTAAAAGCGCTTCTAATGCAGGTAAAGTTACTCCCCAGCGTCCGATGGAATATCGTTACACGGGAGAGATATTTTTGGAAATTTTTTGTAATCCCAATATCTGGGCTACTCCCTTCGCGGCTAAAGTCCTGCTTACCATCCGCGATGCGAGTATCAAAGTAACCACAGAAGCCGAACTCACCCGCTTGATTGAAGATGTGAATCAGTATTTGGAGCAAGTGGGTTGAGGGAAAATGGGGAATGGGTAATAGAAAATGGGTAATGGTGAGTCCAGCGCTGCGCTCCTGGTTTCCAAGAGTGCCGGCTCTGGCTCTAGAGTTGGGGGAATGGGGAATGGGTAATGGGAAAAATGCGTTTCCAATTAGCAATTCCCAATTCCCAATTACCAATTAGCAATTACCGATTCCCTGATAAGAAATGAAAAATCACCGGAGCAGTTCCATTTGAGAAAGCGCCCCGGTAATTTAATTAACAAATTATTTTCTAGGTATTGTACTGGATGTGCTGCAAT harbors:
- a CDS encoding cation diffusion facilitator family transporter → MTYDNRATVRRVLIITLLLNLFVMILKAVVGTLTGSLSLLADALHSVTDSANNILGLIASRFSSPKPDREHPYGHLKFEAVGALGISAFLGIACFEILQGAIEGIFKGRSLVKISPPELWLLLLVLGVNIFVAFYERRVGKRVGSSILIADATHTMSDIWVTIGVIGGLIGVWLGYQWLDLVLAFPVALLVFWSGWSVLKENLPWLVDEMAIAPEAIYDIAVSVPGVLNCHEIASRGVLGRQVFIEMHLIVDSPDVETAHHITEEVEKRLEERFSPVRILIHVEPPSYKSERISF
- the guaA gene encoding glutamine-hydrolyzing GMP synthase, whose product is MNTAVIPTEQAPQKVKSYGRLDRQIILILDFGSQYSELIARRIRETQVYSEVLSYRTTAEQLRELDPKGIILSGGPSSVYDNYAPHCDPEIWNLGIPILGVCYGMQLMVNQLGGEVLKADRGEYGKSSLYIDDPTDLLTNVENGTTMWMSHGDSVTKMPPGFELLAHTENTPCAAIADHTKKLYGVQFHPEVVHSQGGLALIRNFVYHICECEPTWTTAAFVEEAIREIRAKVGDKRVLLALSGGVDSSTLAFLMYKAIGDQLTCVFIDQGFMRKLEPERLLKLFKEQFHIPVEYVNARDRFLNALNGVTDPEEKRRRIGHEFIREFEETSRRLGHFDYLAQGTLYPDVIESADTNVDPQTGERVAVKIKSHHNVGGLPKDLRFKLVEPLRKLFKDEVRKVGRSIGLPEEIVQRHPFPGPGLAIRIIGEVTAERLNILRDADLIVRQEINQRGLYHDYWQTFAVLLPIKSVGVMGDQRTYAYPIVLRIVQSEDGMTADWARVPYDVLEAISNRIVNEVKGVNRVVYDITSKPPGTIEWE
- a CDS encoding globin family protein, with the protein product MTLNVEALENSFAQVKPLAAEFVASFYQNLFADYPQVQPLFAHTDMSQQRKHLIKALVLVIENLRNPDVLNNALKEMGARHFKYGTIEEYYPMVGASLLKTFEFYLGANWTSEVKQSWCDAYDAIASIMLQGAMSVS